From Candidatus Neomarinimicrobiota bacterium, the proteins below share one genomic window:
- a CDS encoding DUF134 domain-containing protein, whose product MPRPVKNRWIYGRYEEEVFKPRGRGMTTLEAVHLEADELEAIRLADFEGLYQSEAAEKMGISRQTFGNILNRAHQKVADALIHRKMIRMNPAGTDRHLCVRCGQPWTGTATRISRDICPECDDESLSKREYPPYGHRHRHGRE is encoded by the coding sequence ATGCCCAGGCCGGTAAAAAACAGATGGATCTACGGGCGCTACGAAGAAGAGGTTTTCAAGCCCCGGGGAAGGGGCATGACGACACTTGAGGCAGTGCATCTTGAAGCCGATGAGTTGGAAGCTATCCGCCTGGCAGATTTCGAAGGATTGTATCAGAGTGAAGCGGCGGAAAAGATGGGCATATCCCGGCAGACTTTCGGGAACATCCTCAATCGGGCTCATCAGAAAGTTGCAGATGCCCTGATACACCGGAAAATGATCCGCATGAATCCGGCTGGAACAGATCGCCATTTGTGTGTCCGATGCGGACAGCCCTGGACCGGTACGGCAACACGCATAAGCCGGGATATTTGTCCGGAATGTGATGATGAGTCACTATCCAAGAGGGAATATCCGCCGTACGGGCACCGACATCGTCATGGACGTGAATAA
- a CDS encoding alpha/beta hydrolase-fold protein — translation MNKILIRILLGLILCSAFLQGGTSLTDTLSSSVLGQNWYVRIFLPDSFDPDTNTYPAFFLLHGSGGDEQAWDPIIHLLDSLIREKEIAPCIAVAPASGTSWWVDGSNPWETAFIKELIPYVTRKYHLTDHRDGRCVAGFSMGGYGALRYGLRYPELFSSAILLSPAIYNGLPPKKSSARSSGAFGNPFQAALWNDRNYPAILQDYLKQENQVFFFISAGDDDWNHPEGFHYNIEQQVVLLYGLLNKKNNNPAELRIVNGGHNWNVWKPLFVEGLKSIRHHSPYFSFNNQYSNPF, via the coding sequence ATGAATAAAATACTCATAAGAATACTTTTGGGACTGATTCTCTGCTCTGCATTTCTACAGGGTGGTACAAGTCTGACTGATACACTAAGCTCCTCTGTTTTGGGTCAGAATTGGTATGTGCGAATCTTTCTTCCCGATTCATTCGATCCTGACACAAATACGTATCCTGCCTTTTTTCTGTTGCATGGAAGCGGAGGTGATGAACAAGCCTGGGATCCCATCATTCACCTGCTGGATTCTTTGATACGGGAAAAGGAAATTGCTCCCTGTATTGCTGTGGCACCTGCATCGGGGACATCCTGGTGGGTGGATGGATCGAATCCCTGGGAAACAGCCTTTATTAAAGAATTAATCCCCTATGTGACCCGGAAATACCATCTGACAGATCATCGGGACGGACGTTGTGTGGCCGGTTTTTCCATGGGGGGATATGGAGCATTGCGATACGGGCTCAGATATCCGGAACTTTTTAGCAGTGCCATACTTTTGAGTCCTGCTATTTACAACGGACTGCCACCCAAAAAATCTTCTGCCCGTTCAAGCGGTGCCTTCGGAAACCCTTTTCAAGCCGCTTTGTGGAATGACCGGAATTATCCGGCCATCCTTCAGGATTATTTGAAACAAGAAAATCAGGTGTTCTTTTTTATCAGTGCCGGAGACGATGACTGGAACCATCCGGAAGGGTTTCATTACAATATCGAACAACAGGTGGTTCTGCTTTATGGATTGCTAAACAAAAAGAATAACAATCCTGCCGAATTACGAATTGTGAACGGTGGACACAACTGGAATGTGTGGAAACCTCTGTTCGTGGAAGGCCTGAAAAGTATCCGCCACCATTCCCCTTACTTTTCCTTTAACAATCAATACTCCAACCCCTTTTAA
- a CDS encoding phospholipase D-like domain-containing protein produces the protein MMKRFLWIIPFVLFSLSLFGKDMIELVESIPVETTLDNPDIRNTTEVWIDMIDGAERSLDFGEFYISHKEGEALEPVLDAVFRAADRGVNVRFIVDGNMYKTYPETADLLDEHTNIRVHIYDLNKITGGVLHAKYFIVDGKELFLGSQNFDWRALKHIHELGIRLSHEKIVAFYQEIFNLDWKLSDENAHVENMIWTLEKRDELAKFEVSSEKYGEMTIIPTASNPSIIFHRPNWDETQMIRLIDSAKESLRLQFLGYSPLSRGELYESLDFALRRAAARGVKVEMILSDWNFYSPRIEYIKSLHAIPNVEIKFSTIPDASEGYIGFARVEHCKFIVADHKAFWLGTSNASKSYFHRGRNLGIVIENEKISNRVSEIFSKSWDSDYCHRVDLCKEYKRKETSE, from the coding sequence ATGATGAAACGATTTTTATGGATAATCCCTTTTGTTCTCTTTAGTCTTTCCCTTTTTGGAAAGGATATGATCGAACTGGTGGAAAGCATTCCCGTAGAAACCACCCTGGATAATCCCGATATCCGGAATACGACCGAGGTGTGGATTGACATGATTGACGGCGCGGAACGGTCTCTGGATTTCGGGGAGTTTTATATCTCTCATAAGGAGGGCGAAGCACTGGAACCGGTCCTGGATGCGGTGTTCCGTGCTGCAGACCGGGGTGTTAACGTCCGGTTTATTGTGGATGGGAACATGTACAAAACATATCCGGAAACCGCGGATTTACTGGATGAGCATACCAATATCAGGGTCCATATTTACGATCTGAACAAAATCACAGGCGGGGTGCTGCATGCCAAGTATTTTATTGTGGACGGGAAGGAACTCTTCCTCGGATCCCAGAATTTCGACTGGCGGGCACTGAAACACATTCATGAATTGGGAATCCGTCTTTCCCACGAGAAAATCGTCGCTTTTTATCAGGAAATTTTCAATCTGGACTGGAAACTTTCGGATGAAAATGCACACGTTGAAAATATGATATGGACACTGGAAAAGAGAGACGAACTGGCAAAATTTGAAGTGTCATCGGAAAAATACGGAGAGATGACAATCATTCCCACCGCCAGTAATCCATCTATCATCTTTCATCGACCGAACTGGGATGAAACACAGATGATCCGGCTAATTGATTCGGCAAAAGAATCTCTGCGCCTTCAGTTTCTGGGTTATTCGCCCTTATCCCGGGGAGAATTGTACGAATCCTTGGATTTTGCCCTCCGCCGGGCGGCGGCAAGAGGTGTCAAGGTGGAGATGATCCTGTCCGACTGGAATTTCTATTCCCCACGGATCGAGTACATCAAATCACTCCATGCCATCCCCAATGTAGAAATTAAATTTTCGACCATTCCCGACGCAAGTGAAGGGTATATCGGATTCGCACGGGTGGAACACTGCAAATTCATCGTGGCCGATCATAAAGCATTCTGGCTGGGGACATCCAATGCTTCAAAAAGCTATTTTCACAGGGGGAGGAATCTGGGTATTGTGATCGAAAATGAAAAGATCTCCAACCGGGTGTCGGAGATCTTTTCCAAAAGCTGGGATTCGGATTATTGTCATCGGGTAGATTTGTGTAAAGAGTACAAACGGAAAGAAACGTCGGAATAA
- a CDS encoding class I SAM-dependent methyltransferase, with protein sequence MISLDKEKETLWIPLYGKARESQKKSPILKDPKAEEIIGRIDLDFKSLNIPEKTNTMMCLRAKLFDNYVRNFLDKSGHTVVIHLGCGLDSRYDRIQQTHVQWFDLDFEEVISLRKKFYSESETYHLIPSSVTDKSWIESIPTGYDDYLVIAEGLFMYLREAEIKTLLRALKESIGPYTLIFDAFSTYTAKRISRHPSLKKTGASIQWGIDDPDHLTTWDPHIRWEKVIWLTSNEEIQHLDMITRLIYKIAHLFPMARKAHRILIYSVHS encoded by the coding sequence ATGATATCCCTGGACAAAGAAAAAGAAACGTTATGGATCCCTTTGTACGGGAAGGCAAGAGAAAGCCAAAAAAAATCACCCATACTTAAAGATCCAAAAGCCGAAGAAATTATTGGCAGGATTGACCTGGATTTCAAGTCACTAAATATCCCAGAAAAAACAAACACCATGATGTGTCTGAGGGCCAAACTTTTCGACAATTATGTCCGAAATTTTCTTGATAAGTCCGGACATACCGTCGTTATTCATTTAGGGTGCGGACTGGACAGCCGGTATGACAGAATTCAACAGACACATGTTCAATGGTTCGATTTAGATTTTGAAGAGGTGATCTCTCTTCGTAAAAAATTCTATTCCGAATCTGAAACCTATCATTTAATTCCTTCTTCAGTGACAGATAAATCATGGATTGAGTCCATACCCACGGGATATGATGATTATCTTGTGATTGCCGAGGGATTGTTTATGTATCTCAGGGAAGCGGAAATCAAAACATTACTCCGGGCGTTAAAAGAAAGCATTGGCCCTTATACCCTGATTTTTGATGCTTTCAGCACCTATACGGCGAAACGGATTAGCCGGCATCCCTCCCTTAAAAAAACCGGCGCATCTATCCAATGGGGGATTGATGATCCGGACCATTTAACAACATGGGATCCGCACATTCGATGGGAAAAAGTAATCTGGTTGACTTCCAATGAGGAAATTCAGCATCTGGATATGATAACGCGCCTGATCTATAAAATCGCCCATCTGTTCCCCATGGCCAGAAAAGCTCACCGGATTCTAATCTATTCTGTCCATAGTTAA
- a CDS encoding sugar ABC transporter substrate-binding protein, translated as MNRLWQYIMAYKGFILAAVLSLMIIGFYLWGRYAGVSRNSEAEDRTITFLTLAWQDEAIDAVRDIVNQWNSQHPKQPVELIQGTWNSVHDYLITGFETGDVPDIFHYESAVIVDFALRDYLADLNPFLGNELKKDVMDVAWTSVTRSDGRIVGVPFIAESFIVLYNKKMFEEAGIHPPDFDLPWTWKDLQNAAKKLTLDRDNDGSTDQWGTAMGLRSCANLIMNHSIAFGGSYFYKDENGHIFTRVDEEEKALLQIILDLLYEDKTMTPSSLGQSSSGLIPGFIAGRYAMLVGVGSWARQQVVENADDSFEWGVMPPIKAKTQKAGLNTQTFSIPKSCQKIEDVIPFLEFLVSRENMTQLALADWMMPTRESCLESPVFNTVNDGWKVVTSSAQYLSTGPWVGLPGYTEWKLRVANPVFQELFSDRITVQEAAQRIERESQSVFMRYHMRDMQW; from the coding sequence ATGAATAGATTATGGCAATATATCATGGCCTATAAAGGGTTTATTCTTGCAGCTGTCCTCTCCCTGATGATTATTGGTTTTTATCTGTGGGGAAGATATGCCGGTGTTTCCCGGAATTCAGAGGCAGAGGATCGTACCATTACATTTTTAACCCTGGCATGGCAGGATGAAGCCATTGATGCCGTTCGGGACATAGTAAATCAATGGAATTCACAGCACCCCAAACAACCGGTTGAACTGATTCAGGGGACGTGGAATTCAGTCCATGATTACCTGATTACAGGTTTTGAAACAGGGGATGTCCCTGATATTTTCCATTACGAATCGGCTGTGATTGTAGATTTTGCCCTGAGAGATTATCTTGCAGATTTAAATCCATTCCTTGGAAATGAATTAAAAAAAGATGTGATGGATGTCGCCTGGACCTCTGTAACCCGCTCTGATGGACGGATTGTAGGTGTGCCCTTTATTGCCGAATCCTTTATCGTTCTTTATAACAAAAAAATGTTTGAAGAAGCCGGTATTCATCCCCCGGATTTCGACCTTCCCTGGACCTGGAAAGATTTACAAAATGCTGCAAAAAAATTGACGCTCGACCGGGATAATGATGGGTCAACCGATCAGTGGGGTACAGCGATGGGACTTCGATCCTGTGCAAATCTCATTATGAATCACAGCATTGCTTTTGGTGGGTCTTACTTTTATAAAGATGAAAATGGACATATCTTTACACGTGTTGACGAAGAAGAAAAGGCATTACTTCAGATTATTCTGGATTTGCTTTATGAAGATAAAACCATGACTCCATCAAGTCTGGGGCAGTCCAGTTCAGGACTCATTCCCGGGTTCATTGCCGGACGTTATGCGATGTTAGTGGGGGTGGGTTCATGGGCTCGTCAGCAGGTGGTTGAAAACGCCGATGATTCTTTCGAATGGGGGGTGATGCCGCCTATTAAAGCAAAAACACAAAAAGCCGGATTGAATACACAAACTTTCAGCATTCCCAAATCCTGTCAAAAGATTGAGGATGTGATTCCTTTTTTGGAATTTTTGGTAAGTCGTGAAAATATGACTCAGCTGGCATTGGCAGACTGGATGATGCCCACCCGGGAATCCTGTCTGGAAAGCCCGGTTTTCAATACGGTAAACGATGGGTGGAAAGTCGTGACCAGTTCAGCACAATATCTCTCCACAGGCCCGTGGGTCGGATTACCAGGGTATACGGAATGGAAACTTAGAGTGGCTAACCCGGTCTTTCAGGAACTCTTTTCTGACCGGATTACAGTGCAGGAAGCCGCTCAACGGATTGAAAGAGAAAGTCAGTCGGTTTTTATGCGATATCACATGCGGGACATGCAATGGTGA
- a CDS encoding carbohydrate ABC transporter permease: MTCLFKKNQPDQTDFPKQESSYNLKKFLGHGVLHLIIILYLIYLIFPLIWMVSTSLKPTSEIYSGIPSLVPRHATLIHYFTVLTEERLLRTIANSLFVGVITAFAVVAITLPAAYALVRYKTKINNVVLGWILTSQIFPAILLIIPLYMILRPLNLVDSLGGLILVYVVWDIPFVLWMLQGYVKEIPLELEEAATIDGATRGQILYRIIFPLLLPAIGAATLFAFITAWNEFFFALVLMKTPDLMTLPVELARFTGIEGQARTGPLAAASFIATIPSIVFFMMIRKWFSSGALYGAVKG; encoded by the coding sequence ATGACCTGTCTTTTTAAAAAAAACCAGCCGGATCAAACGGATTTTCCCAAACAAGAGTCTTCATATAACCTGAAAAAATTTCTGGGACATGGAGTACTTCATCTGATCATTATCCTTTATCTTATCTATCTGATCTTTCCGTTGATATGGATGGTTTCCACCTCTCTGAAGCCAACATCTGAAATCTACTCCGGTATTCCATCACTTGTTCCCCGGCATGCCACTCTTATCCACTATTTTACGGTTTTAACAGAGGAACGGCTTTTGCGTACTATTGCCAACAGCCTTTTTGTGGGTGTGATCACTGCCTTTGCCGTTGTCGCCATTACCTTGCCTGCCGCCTATGCATTGGTACGGTATAAAACAAAAATCAACAATGTAGTCCTGGGCTGGATTTTAACCTCCCAGATTTTTCCGGCGATTCTGCTTATTATTCCCCTCTATATGATTCTCCGTCCCCTCAACCTGGTGGATTCTCTGGGTGGCCTGATCCTGGTGTATGTGGTGTGGGATATTCCCTTTGTTCTCTGGATGTTACAAGGATACGTCAAAGAAATTCCTCTTGAGCTGGAAGAAGCAGCGACCATTGACGGTGCGACACGGGGACAGATTCTTTACCGGATTATTTTCCCTCTTCTGCTGCCGGCGATTGGGGCAGCAACTCTTTTTGCCTTTATTACAGCCTGGAATGAGTTTTTCTTTGCACTGGTTCTTATGAAAACACCTGACCTGATGACCCTTCCGGTAGAACTTGCACGGTTTACGGGCATTGAAGGACAGGCAAGAACCGGTCCCCTGGCAGCAGCAAGTTTTATTGCAACCATTCCTTCGATTGTGTTTTTTATGATGATTCGTAAATGGTTCTCTTCCGGTGCCTTATATGGAGCGGTAAAGGGATAA
- a CDS encoding DUF5320 domain-containing protein, whose protein sequence is MPRGDRTGPEGYGPMSGRGLGYCRGYSSPGYTKGTPRGWGLGRGFGRGFGRGFGGGFGWRNRFRGGYDYENLPPVAPEPSINPKDEARLLKEEADALKKDLESINSRIKELEEGKSRE, encoded by the coding sequence ATGCCAAGAGGAGACAGAACAGGACCTGAAGGATATGGTCCCATGAGCGGCAGAGGATTGGGATATTGCCGTGGATACAGCAGTCCGGGTTATACCAAAGGAACACCACGCGGATGGGGCCTTGGCCGGGGCTTTGGACGAGGGTTCGGCCGGGGTTTCGGTGGAGGATTCGGCTGGAGAAACCGTTTTCGGGGCGGTTATGATTATGAGAACCTTCCACCCGTTGCACCTGAACCGTCCATAAATCCCAAAGATGAGGCCCGGCTGTTAAAAGAGGAAGCAGATGCCTTAAAAAAGGATCTCGAATCTATCAACAGCCGCATTAAAGAGCTGGAAGAAGGGAAATCCAGGGAATAA
- the rsgA_1 gene encoding ribosome small subunit-dependent GTPase A codes for MNLEDLGYNNHLETINKDGISGDFEVGRVIAEYKERYTVRTVSGEYPAEITGNLRYTATGREDFPAVGDWVELMVLDPDFAIIHKVLPRHSVIKRQAVSQTGEVQVIAANIDVAFIVQAVDRDFNINRLERYLTLCHSSKVSPVILLTKTDLIPENRLTGLIEEIQQRIENVPVLAVSNETEEGYDLLLEKIEKGKTYCLLGSSGVGKSTLLNHLSGKTIMKTNTISDSTRKGKHTTSHREMFFLDNGGIIIDNPGMREVGIADTGSGLETTFDRIVSYAQTCKFKDCTHIHETGCAVLEALEKGDIDEKAYENYLKLKREKAHFESSVAEKRKKEKQFGKIVKHYKKYYAKK; via the coding sequence ATGAATTTAGAAGACCTGGGTTATAACAACCATTTAGAAACAATCAACAAAGACGGTATTTCTGGCGATTTCGAAGTGGGCCGGGTAATTGCCGAATACAAGGAGCGATATACCGTTCGGACAGTTAGCGGTGAATATCCGGCTGAAATTACAGGAAATTTGCGATATACCGCCACAGGCCGGGAGGATTTTCCGGCAGTGGGTGACTGGGTGGAACTGATGGTCCTTGATCCGGACTTTGCCATTATTCATAAGGTCCTCCCCCGCCATTCCGTCATCAAACGGCAGGCAGTATCCCAGACAGGGGAAGTGCAGGTGATAGCCGCCAATATCGATGTTGCCTTTATTGTTCAGGCTGTAGACCGCGATTTTAATATAAACCGGCTGGAACGGTACCTGACACTCTGTCATTCATCAAAAGTCAGTCCCGTCATCCTCCTGACTAAAACAGATCTGATCCCTGAAAACCGGCTGACCGGACTCATAGAAGAAATCCAACAACGTATAGAAAACGTACCGGTTCTGGCAGTCAGCAACGAAACAGAGGAAGGGTATGATCTTCTCCTGGAAAAAATAGAAAAAGGCAAAACCTATTGTTTGTTGGGATCCTCAGGCGTGGGAAAATCCACCTTACTGAACCACCTGTCCGGAAAAACCATCATGAAAACCAACACCATCAGCGACAGCACCCGGAAAGGGAAACACACCACCAGTCACCGGGAAATGTTTTTTCTGGATAATGGCGGCATCATCATCGATAATCCCGGTATGCGGGAAGTGGGCATTGCGGATACCGGCAGTGGATTGGAAACCACCTTTGACAGGATTGTCAGTTATGCCCAAACATGTAAGTTTAAAGACTGCACCCATATCCATGAAACGGGCTGTGCCGTCCTGGAAGCCCTGGAAAAGGGTGACATTGACGAAAAAGCCTATGAAAACTATCTGAAATTAAAACGGGAAAAAGCTCATTTTGAATCCAGCGTGGCTGAAAAGCGGAAAAAAGAAAAGCAATTTGGAAAAATTGTGAAGCATTACAAAAAATACTATGCAAAAAAATAG
- the ugpC_1 gene encoding sn-glycerol-3-phosphate ABC transporter ATP-binding protein UgpC has product MMNSVCLKNIVKSYTKDKIVIHNFNVEIQEGEFVVLVGPSGCGKSTLLRIIAGLETVTSGDIYIHGQYMNHVSPKDRDIAMVFQNYALYPHMNVYNNLAFGLKLRKVPKAQIEKQVHWAAGMLEISELLHRKPKELSGGQRQRVALGRALVRNPKVFLFDEPLSNLDAKLRVQMRTQIKKLHHELKTTMIYVTHDQVEAMTMGDRIMILHDGITQQVGNPMEVYQSPNNMFVGSFIGSPAMNFIEGKLVRHETFVGDGISLNVKNRPELNKLKTDTLYLGIRPEDILVGKGEILANLEITEPLGNESILNFKIGSQQLIARDTSGQIYEPDTRIPITFKPDRILFFDKKTGVRIC; this is encoded by the coding sequence ATGATGAATTCTGTTTGTCTGAAAAATATTGTCAAATCCTACACAAAAGATAAAATTGTCATCCATAACTTCAATGTGGAGATTCAGGAAGGTGAATTTGTGGTCCTTGTAGGGCCGTCCGGTTGCGGAAAATCCACTCTGTTACGGATTATTGCCGGACTTGAAACAGTGACCTCAGGAGACATATATATTCATGGACAATATATGAATCATGTATCCCCAAAAGACCGGGATATTGCCATGGTTTTTCAGAATTATGCCCTGTATCCCCACATGAATGTATATAATAACCTGGCATTTGGTTTGAAATTGCGAAAAGTACCGAAAGCACAGATTGAAAAACAAGTCCATTGGGCCGCCGGCATGTTGGAAATTTCCGAATTGCTGCACCGAAAACCCAAAGAACTTTCAGGTGGTCAAAGACAACGGGTTGCCCTGGGACGCGCTCTGGTTCGTAATCCGAAAGTCTTTCTCTTTGATGAACCCCTTTCCAATCTGGATGCCAAACTTCGTGTCCAGATGCGGACCCAGATAAAAAAACTCCATCACGAACTTAAAACAACCATGATTTATGTAACCCATGATCAGGTGGAAGCCATGACGATGGGAGATCGTATCATGATATTGCACGATGGTATTACACAACAAGTGGGAAATCCCATGGAAGTATATCAATCACCCAATAATATGTTTGTGGGGAGCTTTATCGGATCACCGGCCATGAATTTCATTGAGGGAAAACTGGTTCGTCATGAAACCTTTGTGGGAGATGGGATTTCGCTGAATGTAAAAAACCGACCCGAACTGAATAAGCTGAAAACAGACACTTTGTATTTGGGAATCCGTCCGGAGGATATTCTGGTAGGGAAAGGTGAGATTTTGGCAAATCTGGAAATCACTGAACCTCTGGGTAATGAATCGATCCTAAATTTTAAAATCGGATCACAACAACTCATCGCCCGGGATACGTCCGGACAGATTTACGAACCGGATACCCGGATCCCGATTACTTTTAAACCGGATCGGATCTTGTTCTTTGATAAAAAAACGGGTGTTAGAATATGCTGA
- a CDS encoding sugar ABC transporter permease translates to MNYNNGQQPITLNRNMQQLQLLLPILLPVLLISIIPLVRGIYIGFTNYELGASPTFTGLENYRIMLHDRFLWRSIGVGFIWTITVTVLQITLGMGLALLLNKNLVLTPLYSVLMLVPWAMPPIVRGLMWRQIYEPDTGALNLILSQLNVIEAPINWLTSFEFAIPAIIVAGVWGELPKAALFFLAGLKTIPEELYEAANLDGAGKVRVFTHITLPMLKPVIAAVVSLSFMWNFNAFGLVWVLTQGGPGGLTRLPMLAAYEEAFRYGYIGYAAAIGNVMVLIISVVLFFYLRVQLKERIS, encoded by the coding sequence ATGAATTACAATAACGGACAACAACCCATCACTCTGAACAGGAATATGCAACAATTGCAACTCCTCCTGCCCATTCTTTTGCCGGTCCTTCTTATTTCTATTATTCCTCTTGTCCGTGGGATTTATATCGGTTTTACAAATTATGAACTGGGTGCTTCACCCACATTTACCGGACTTGAAAATTACCGTATCATGTTGCATGACCGTTTCCTGTGGCGATCTATCGGGGTAGGGTTTATATGGACAATAACTGTGACGGTTCTTCAGATTACCCTGGGCATGGGACTTGCTTTGTTACTGAATAAGAATCTGGTGCTGACGCCTCTGTATAGCGTCCTGATGCTTGTGCCCTGGGCTATGCCACCCATTGTCAGAGGACTCATGTGGCGACAAATTTATGAACCGGATACGGGTGCCTTGAACCTGATTCTTTCCCAACTGAATGTGATTGAAGCCCCCATAAACTGGCTGACAAGTTTTGAATTTGCCATCCCGGCGATTATTGTTGCAGGAGTGTGGGGTGAACTTCCCAAAGCAGCCCTTTTCTTTCTGGCCGGACTAAAAACGATTCCCGAAGAACTCTATGAAGCCGCAAACCTTGACGGGGCCGGGAAGGTTCGTGTCTTTACTCATATAACCCTTCCTATGTTAAAACCTGTCATTGCGGCGGTTGTCTCCCTATCCTTTATGTGGAATTTTAATGCATTCGGCCTTGTCTGGGTGTTGACCCAGGGCGGACCGGGAGGACTCACCCGCCTTCCCATGCTGGCAGCCTATGAAGAAGCATTTCGCTATGGATATATCGGTTATGCAGCAGCCATCGGAAATGTGATGGTTCTGATTATTTCTGTCGTTCTTTTCTTCTACCTGCGGGTACAATTGAAGGAACGAATTTCATGA
- a CDS encoding ADP-ribosylglycohydrolase family protein, which yields MPETIQEKVFAALAGFAVGEALSWTTPFNRSQLMPEWLHRIRSDMEKERYHTHITSIPVPFSLNQNPGYLCPGPADLTEWMAWSGSQLLKYGGVFNASMLESAWKPLVDQSEHIHSRISIHAALKNMIKGFTAPESGHFNPHYFDDAVLPRALIIGIVHAKEPNTASAQASLDASFTHYDEGVYSAQALATGMSYAFNNQDMYHIFDSVKMEIPSETLTCKSVCKAFDCVPRAEASPAKLAFLLSREVCSPEYSYGNIAHEILGCALAIVHLTKGDFDQTLATAALLPRLGAGLMAVSGSMAAMMTGLPGTVWLDKAFLTLRGDFVPSVKGLSLIYLAEELAKIMIKRNK from the coding sequence ATGCCTGAAACAATTCAAGAAAAAGTGTTTGCAGCACTTGCAGGCTTTGCTGTGGGAGAAGCCTTAAGCTGGACAACACCCTTTAACCGCAGCCAACTTATGCCAGAATGGTTACATCGCATCCGTTCAGATATGGAGAAAGAAAGATATCATACACATATCACAAGCATTCCTGTCCCCTTTTCATTAAATCAAAATCCCGGATATCTCTGTCCCGGACCAGCAGATCTTACAGAATGGATGGCCTGGAGTGGATCCCAGCTGTTAAAATATGGTGGTGTTTTTAATGCTTCAATGTTGGAATCGGCCTGGAAACCACTGGTGGATCAATCGGAACACATTCACAGCAGGATTAGTATTCATGCGGCCCTTAAAAATATGATAAAAGGATTCACGGCTCCTGAATCGGGACACTTCAATCCACATTATTTCGATGATGCCGTGCTTCCCAGGGCTTTAATCATTGGTATTGTTCATGCAAAAGAACCGAATACTGCATCAGCCCAGGCATCCCTGGACGCATCGTTTACCCATTATGACGAAGGGGTGTACAGTGCACAGGCACTGGCAACCGGAATGAGTTATGCCTTTAATAACCAGGATATGTATCACATCTTTGATTCTGTTAAGATGGAAATACCTTCGGAGACCCTCACCTGTAAATCTGTGTGTAAAGCCTTTGACTGTGTCCCCCGTGCAGAAGCAAGTCCGGCAAAACTGGCCTTTCTTCTTTCCCGGGAGGTGTGCTCTCCGGAATATAGTTACGGGAATATTGCCCATGAAATTCTGGGATGTGCATTGGCGATTGTTCACCTGACAAAGGGTGATTTTGATCAGACACTTGCCACTGCAGCTCTGTTACCAAGATTGGGGGCAGGACTCATGGCCGTTTCCGGGTCCATGGCTGCCATGATGACCGGACTTCCTGGTACAGTATGGCTGGATAAGGCATTTTTGACGCTCCGGGGTGATTTTGTGCCATCGGTAAAAGGACTCTCATTGATTTACCTGGCGGAAGAACTGGCAAAAATCATGATAAAGCGAAATAAATGA